Proteins encoded within one genomic window of Hevea brasiliensis isolate MT/VB/25A 57/8 chromosome 8, ASM3005281v1, whole genome shotgun sequence:
- the LOC110651879 gene encoding protein RNA-directed DNA methylation 3 isoform X3, which produces MASKGKEVVTGKSSSGSKRERGGGADEDIPGSGRKRRNREVLQFFEDTAEVDDDESDQSDFDDDEFDIELKVKKEPVKMQNIPFIPKEEAMDEEEFDKMMEERYKEGSSFVTYAEDAFETKSMERNTHFPSARDPTIWKVKCMVGRERHSAFCLMQKFADLKSLGTKLQIISAFAVDHVKGFVYIEADKQCDINEACKGLCSIYSTRVAPVPKNEVSHILFVRSKSNVVSEGMWARIKNGKYKGDLAQVVAVNDARKRATVKLIPRIDLQALAQKFGGGVSMKNAATPAPRLLSSSELEEFRPLVQYRRDRDTGKMFEVLDGLMLKDGYLYKRVSVDSLSCWGVTPPEEELVKFQPSENNESDNSEWLKQIYGSPKKKRIIGNGKGADKGESSSGSGAHNSFELYDLVCFGRKDFGLIVGMEKDDYYKILKDGPEAPVVVTVGRHELKNGPSDMKFIALDHRTKTVSINDTVRVLEGPLKDRQGIAKQIYRGIIFMYDENETENGGYFCSKAQMCEKIKLSFDASGEKGVESGPVGFEDFPSSPKSPLSPKKPWQTKENSREFNRGDKDGMFSIGQTLRIRIGPLKGYLCRVLAIRYSDVTVKLDSQQKVLTVKCEHLSEVRGKSSAMPASDDLGSSSFKPFDLLGTEGGSTGWTDGAGTSADGDKWNTGGAATESSWPSFSSSGLKLQSESNFANSSGSADNNTKEGGASWERKISSNQNSSWGAAAADDKAVANNDQVHGWGNEDCWNKAATNIGSSSGATVGWGKATLPSENPAGASRDSGDGWGQSKLNVGNSTTDSAAGWEKGKTVIGNPTTSWGDIATKKNQLDSWGSRKDVAESGSWNRKSSSAGEDHWNNATGWNQQKSQNKDTWGSTAEAQNKDTVHEESWGKRSSAGEDHWNKGAGWNQQKSQNKGDTWGGTAVGSCAQPDSGDADEVNGWMKAKVDGASQIANWGNQKNHSEDATGWTRDGSSGQTQSDNWNKSQTFGADGGSCNKQEGESAWGKSDGGPSWNKQDGSSWGKSEGVSSWSKQDGGSSGNQDRLQEFGGWNKTFDGGRGSGGRRERGGGRGGRDQFGRGKRPFGEDQSLGWNKGGEGSNWTGDGAPSRNPSGWGNDQVGDWVTSNAPEEGREGDQKKPNSSWGDNEAGWNKSKGAGKEIGENWDKWNCAKSSFEKKSSWGDDKGECQGDDYNLDNQSLGGQTEAPKWNASKSVDGNWTTDWNKGSAANEGSSQSWGGGSKSNMVKASIGENATGWISGTCGVGTKQTDWGAPKCSKSSLANKAGAVDNSQPSVWGSKSSWCGSKSSGQKSSCDQKSDEIEKESEHKDQDGWNGGQALDGELAKGWGQSASWGRGSTDTGGPTDANRKCDSSWCQKLYNVKTMILIGVTRVAVALDPVILAERAQPGARDVIGTLDPMMQMGIRVLVGARKISTLNLVILTKVLVMARKVAGILDLVMQAGILVVGARKVVGKLEIVMSTGVLL; this is translated from the exons ATGGCATCCAAGGGCAAGGAGGTTGTTACCGGAAAATCCTCCTCCGGCAGTAAGCGGGAGCGTGGCGGTGGTGCTGATGAAGACATTCCCGGCAGTGGCAGGAAGAGGAGAAACCGCGAGGTTCTTCAGTTCTTCGAGGATACAGCTGAGGTAGACGACGACGAGAGCGATCAGAGTGATTTTGATGACGATG AATTTGACATTGAGCTGAAAGTCAAGAAAGAACCAGTGAAAATGCAGAATATTCCATTCATTCCCAAAGAGGAGGCGATGGATGAGGAAGAATTTGATAAGATGATGGAGGAACGTTACAAAGAAGGTTCTAGTTTTGTTACATATGCTGAAGATGCTTTTGAAACCAAATCAATGGAAAGAAATACTCATTTTCCATCTGCTAGGGATCCAACAATCTGGAAGGTCAAATGCATG GTTGGACGTGAGAGGCATTCAGCTTTCTGCCTTATGCAGAAGTTTGCTGACTTGAAATCTCTAGGCACTAAACTGCAGATAATTTCTGCATTTGCTGTTGACCATGTAAAGGGCTTTGTTTACATTGAAGCTGATAAGCAATGTGATATTAACGAG GCTTGTAAAGGGCTTTGTAGCATTTACTCTACTAGAGTGGCACCAGTTCCAAAAAATGAAGTTTCTCATATACTTTTTGTTCGAAGTAAATCTAATGTAGTTAGTGAGGGAATGTGGGCCCGTATCAAGAATGGGAAATACAAGGGGGACCTCGCACAG GTTGTTGCTGTAAATGATGCACGGAAAAGAGCGACAGTGAAGCTTATTCCAAGAATTGATCTACAAGCACTGGCCCAAAAATtt GGTGGGGGAGTTTCCATGAAGAATGCTGCAACACCTGCTCCTAGATTGCTCAGCTCAAGTGAACTAGA GGAGTTCCGGCCCCTTGTTCAATATAGACGTGACCGTGATACTGGCAAGATGTTTGAGGTTCTTGATGGTCTGATGCTCAAGGATGGGTATTTGTATAAAAGGGTTTCTGTAGATTCATTAAGCTGCTGGGGTGTCACGCCACCAGAAGAGGAGCTGGTCAAGTTCCAACCTTCTGAGAACAATGAGTCTGATAATTCAGAATGGCTTAAACAGATTTATGGTTCACCAAAGAAAAAACGTATAATCGGAAATGGCAAAGGCGCTGATAAAGGAGAGAGTTCATCAGGTTCTGGTGCCCATAATAGTTTTGAACTGTATGATCTTGTGTGTTTTGG CCGTAAAGATTTTGGTCTTATTGTAGGCATGGAAAAAGACGATTATTACAAG ATTCTGAAAGATGGACCGGAAGCACCAGTAGTGGTGACTGTTGGACGGCATGAGTTAAAAAATGGACCCTCAGATATGAAATTTATTGCGTTAGATCACCGCACGAAAACTGTATCAATTAATGATACTGTCAGGGTGTTGGAAGGTCCATTAAAG GATAGGCAAGGAATCGCTAAGCAAATCTATAGGGGAATCATTTTTATGTATGATGAGAATGAGACAGAAAATGGTGGTTATTTCTGTTCTAAAGCTCAAATGTGTGAGAAAATCAAGCTTTCTTTTGATGCTTCCGGTGAAAAG GGTGTTGAATCAGGCCCAGTAGGCTTTGAAGATTTCCCATCATCTCCTAAATCTCCTCTGTCTCCTAAAAAACCATGGCAAACGAAGGAAAATAGTAGAGAGT TCAACCGAGGGGATAAGGATGGAATGTTCTCCATTGGTCAGACCTTGAGAATCCGTATAGGACCTTTGAAGGGTTACCTTTGCCGTGTTTTGGCTATACGTTATTCTGATGTTACTGTGAAGCTTGATTCTCAGCAGAAAGTTCTTACAg TAAAATGTGAGCATCTCTCTGAGGTTCGTGGGAAGAGTTCTGCTATGCCTGCAAG CGATGATTTGGGGTCCAGTTCTTTCAAACCATTTGATCTACTTGGAACTGAAGGGGGTTCTACAG GTTGGACAGATGGAGCAGGAACATCAGCTGATGGTGATAAGTGGAATACTGGAGGAGCCGCCACTGAAAG TTCATGGCCCAGCTTCTCTTCCTCAGGCTTGAAG CTTCAATCTGAATCCAATTTTGCCAATTCATCAGGTTCTGCAGATAACAATACTAAGGAAG GAGGTGCTTCTTGGGAAAGGAAGATCTCTTCAAATCAGAATTCCTCTTGGGGTGCAGCTGCAGCTGATGACAAAGCTGTTGCTAATAATGATCAAGTGCATGGTTGGGGGAATGAGGATTGTTGGAACAAAGCTGCTACCAATATAGGGTCTAGCAGTGGTGCAACTGTTGGCTGGGGTAAAGCAACTTTGCCCAGTGAAAATCCAGCAGGTGCTTCAAGAGATTCTGGAGATGGCTGGGGTCAGTCTAAACTTAATGTTGGAAATTCTACAACTGATTCTGCAGCAGGTTGGGAGAAGGGAAAGACTGTCATTGGAAATCCAACGACCAGTTGGGGAGACATAGCCACAAAGAAGAATCAGCTGGACTCTTGGGGCAGTCGTAAGGATGTAGCAGAATCAGGATCCTGGAACAGGAAAAGCTCCAGTGCAGGTGAGGACCACTGGAACAATGCTACTGGGTGGAATCAACAGAAATCTCAGAACAAAGACACCTGGGGAAGTACTGCAGAAGCCCAAAATAAAGATACTGTTCATGAAGAGTCATGGGGTAAAAGATCTAGTGCAGGCGAGGACCATTGGAATAAGGGTGCTGGGTGGAATCAGCAGAAATCTCAGAACAAAGGGGACACTTGGGGAGGTACTGCAGTTGGTAGCTGTGCCCAACCAGATTCGGGAGATGCTGATGAAGTGAATGGCTGGATGAAAGCCAAAGTTGATGGTGCAAGTCAAATTGCAAATTGGGGAAACCAAAAAAATCACAGTGAAGATGCAACTGGTTGGACTAGAGATGGATCTAGTGGCCAGACCCAGAGTGATAATTGGAATAAATCACAGACCTTTGGTGCTGATGGGGGATCTTGTAATAAGCAAGAGGGAGAATCTGCTTGGGGTAAATCAGATGGAGGGCCATCTTGGAATAAGCAGGATGGATCCTCTTGGGGCAAATCAGAGGGAGTGTCTTCTTGGAGTAAGCAAGATGGAGGTTCTTCCGGAAACCAGGATAGACTTCAAGAATTTGGCGGTTGGAACAAGACATTTGATGGAGGTCGTGGATCAGGTGGGAGAAGGGAAAGAGGAGGTGGTAGGGGAGGCAGAGATCAATTTGGCAGAGGAAAAAGACCATTTGGAGAAGATCAATCTTTAGGTTGGAATAAAGGAGGTGAAGGAAGCAATTGGACAGGTGATGGAGCACCTTCAAGGAATCCATCTGGTTGGGGCAATGATCAAGTTGGTGATTGGGTTACCTCCAATGCCCCTGAGGAAGGTAGAGAAGGTGATCAGAAGAAACCAAATTCTTCTTGGGGGGATAATGAAGCAGGATGGAACAAAAGCAAGGGAGCAGGTAAAGAGATCGGTGAAAATTGGGACAAATGGAATTGTGCAAAGTCCTCTTTTGAGAAGAAATCTAGTTGGGGTGATGATAAAGGTGAATGTCAGGGTGATGACTACAATTTAGATAATCAATCATTAGGAGGGCAAACAGAAGCTCCAAAATGGAATGCATCAAAATCAGTTGATGGGAACTGGACTACTGATTGGAACAAAGGATCTGCTGCAAATGAAGGGTCAAGTCAAAGTTGGGGTGGAGGCAGCAAAAGCAACATGGTGAAAGCTTCTATTGGTGAAAATGCTACTGGTTGGATAAGTGGAACATGTGGGGTAGGTACAAAGCAGACAGACTGGGGTGCTCCTAAATGTTCCAAGTCATCATTGGCTAATAAAGCTGGTGCTGTGGACAATAGCCAGCCCTCTGTTTGGGGCAGCAAAAGCAGTTGGTGTGGTTCTAAATCTTCTGGACAGAAGTCCAGTTGCGATCAGAAATCTGATGAAATCGAAAAGGAGAGTGAGCATAAAGATCAAGATGGTTGGAATGGTGGACAAGCTTTGGATGGAGAGTTGGCAAAGGGATGGGGTCAAAGTGCTAGCTGGGGAAGGGGATCAACTGATACAGGTGGACCTACCGATGCAAATAGGAAATGTGATTCTAGTTGGTGCCAGAAATTATATAAT GTAAAAACCATGATTCTGATTGGGGTAACAAGGGTGGCAGTAGCTCTGGATCCGGTGATTCTGGCAGAGCGGGCTCAACCTGGGGCAAGAGATGTAATTGGAACTCTGGATCCAATGATGCAGATGGGAATCAGGGTTCTGGTTGGGGCAAGAAAAATTTCAACTCTGAATCTGGTGATACTAACCAAAGTTCTGGTTATGGCAAGAAAAGTAGCTGGAATTCTGGATCTGGTGATGCAAGCCGGGATTCTTGTGGTTGGGGCGAGAAAAGTAGTTGGAAAACTGGAGATAGTAATGTCAACCGGGGTTCTTTTGTAG